The DNA window TTTGTATGTAAGTTGTTCCAAACACTGTTTTTAAGCTATTTAgccaatttttttatatatgctgctaaataaatattactaaataatatgcttcatttgatcattttgtgttcttgcaaTGAGATGGTTTTTTTAACACAACGTTTTATGTTTTGGTGTTATATGTCGTTTGTATTGATCATGTTGTGTTTGGATTCCttatgtgatttgtttgttCACGGAAAGAAAATATAAAACAAAACCATATATCCCACAAAAATGATTACTTTTACTTTTTTTCCTtgagatattttgttaattcttaaacacataatgcatgttttcaGTTTGATTCGATTACTTAGTTTGAAGCAacttagaaaatattaaaaacgaTGAAATGTTTCTTCGTTTTTAGCTTATATCTCAGTATATAaagagataatatttttttttattattggcACAAATTTATTTCTAGTCGTCTGTCTATAAATCAGTATTCAAAATTTTTACAACATTATTATATTCtctattcaattttttttatttaaattgattgAATGTATttgaatttgagtttttatgtgcttgattatattatttttgtagtATTATTTACTGTGAAATTAATAGGTGGACTAAAAAAATTAGTGTATCTATGAGCCCTCTGGTGGACGACAAACATGGATATAATATCAAGTAGATTTTTGGCATATGATTTTGTtctaattaaatgattaatgcatgattctaaattttaattttatcacAGTTAACATATGTTTTGTCGTTGCCAGATATATTTTGTCAACggtctaatatttttctttgatttAAGGAAAATTGTGTGACTtcgtattatatttttatttcttaacTTTTTTATTAAAGGATTTTTCATGATGCTTTTGAGGCACCATTTTTTCCTttgtatgtttttttaaaaagtaaaatatttatgaaaccATGACATTAATAAGTTGCCTtctctttatttgaaaaaatatattgaaaaatttataaattttttgaatAATACAAGTTAGtatttaatttgagagtgaTTTATACTTTTTGTTGCTCGTATATActtcaatttttttgttattatactaaataaattatttttgaactttggattatcatttttttataaAGGTTGTTTGTGTcatgaattttttaaattcgTTTTGTTTAGTATTGTTGGGGACaactgatttttctgatattctATTATTTGTCATgttgtttatatgaaaatatgTATGAGAGTACACCAATAAAAGCTACATATTTTGGGTCTTATGTTCTACGAAGAAGGTAATATATGATTTctgtgatttaattaatttatttgttcTTCATACATATTAAGAAATgaatcaaattttgaacaaaaaatttataacaAACATAATGGATGAAAAaacatgttaaaaaaataatgtttcGTATTACTATGTCCCTATTTTTGTATGACATAATTCAAACACATTTttttagatatttgaaattaggtcTAAATAAGTgacatgaaacatatacatatatatttgaaGGCGCATTTAAAGCAAAATATTAAGATCAAgaataattcatatttaaatttcaacgtagcacaatgaagaagaaattggaaATTGTATGTGTAAACCTTTAAGGGTTATATAGTGACTATGTTGCTACTTCATGGTTTGCAACATATTGATGCCatataaaatatcaatatttctcaaagaataaacaaaaagaaaaaattcttcATTTAGAAGaataaatacatgaaaaaaATGTGTATAATTCTCATTCTATTTTTAAtggtatgagaacaattctaaaTCTTTGTGGACACAATAGATCAATTTTGTGCATTTTTAGTAAATTGGGACATTGAGCCGGTTGCACTTTATTTCTTCCAATATTATCTCGATAGATTTCGAGGTGGCTAAGATGTTGTTTTTGTCTATTATTTTAGTTAAAAAGGCtaacaaaataattcatgagaTATATGATGGTAATATAGAGAACTACTCGCAAAATAAATTCACTTAGCCGAATAGTGGAAATTCAAATTGAATTAtacaatatttcatcaaattaattttgtcTATTATAAGATGCTCATGAAATCTAAACATTTGTATTAttagatgagatattgaataagacaaatactttgatatatatatttgaatgatatctcATATACATATCTTAATTAGGTTATCTATGTCCTTCTCAAGATATTTAaagtataataattaattttgtatgTCGTTCCACAATatatgttgggtgcaataattgttcctgcttggtagagcgatcgaaccgtggtgcttgagctgctgtgcagtttaaaagatttgagttgcactattaccaccagctatagcttttggtaaaacgctTGCAATTGGTATAAGAttaaggtcatgggttcgatttccattgattgcaaggagtgcaataaTTATtgagggggagattgttgggtgcaataattgtctttgcTTGGTAGAGTGAtcaaaccgtggtgcttgagctgttgtgcggtttaaaagatttgagttgcactattactactagctatagcttttggtcaAGGAGTAAGTGCTCGgtcatacaatatataaaatattatgaaacAAAATGTAAACTCGATAgaataaaatttgttttgtttatgAGATTGAAACATCATCGCCATGATACGATGCACGCAATCATTAttccaaatcttctaaaaaacGACGAACGAAAAGACTTTCCTGAATTGCGTCAAATTAAACAATGACACAGTTCTAAGATATATATAGTCATTTGAAAAGATTTTCAAGTTTTTCTCACACTGATTGAGAaataattgttaaaaatttattaaacttatagttatatgttgataatatTGATACTGAATATATAAAAATGCTATTACAAATATCAGTTTGAAGAAATTACAACATCATTAattggttatgttgttgaagaatATATATGTTATACACATTTTTAGTCACAAGTAAAAACCAATCATGAATAAAaacaacatttattcttatgagttatagttgatgattgtaaaaaactgaaaaatcattcaacaataaaataaatatttggaaAATAAGATCACTGGATAAAAACGATATAGAAAACCGAAAAGACGTCTTGATAGGGAAGTAAACTACGAGCATGTCATATCTCAGATGAGGattttaaataacataatagatGTTAAAGACGATCACATATATACTTGCTGAGTATACCAAAATAGTTATATGTATACtataacaaactacgacaaagagttgttaaattatcaaaatcaaccaagaagtatattgaaattatcaaaatcaaccaagaagTATATTGAAAAGTGTTTCATGTGGATAAGATAACTTCTTCGATTCATATACCGTCTATGCTCATGATTTTCGATTTTGTGGTTTGGTTTGTTTCAATTAATAAATGCTATTAGccatattttaattcatttaaataatatcaaaatttCGTACTTATATATCCAACAATTTAGTTGttcacgtgcaacgcacgtgcaatTTTCTAGTATTTAATAAATATAGTGTAATTTGCAGTCATCTTCTCAACATTTTATATATATGACAGTGACACTCATCTTCATTGACCTGTTATAATTTATAAAGTTGACGAAGGCGTTAAATATCAAATGTATATAATAAAGGGGAGATGAATACAAATAACTCAATAAATATGTGTTGTACAAAAAAATTCGAGTAAGTCACTTGTGAAACGgtatcacaaatctttatttgtgagacgggtcaaccataccgatattcacaataaaaagtaatatttttagcacaaaaaataatattttttcatgaatgacacaaataaaagatccgtctcacaaaatacgacccttgagaccgtcttacataagtttttgtcaataaaTTCAACCAAAAAGAGTTTATTCCATAGAGAAGTGAATACCTCTTTGAAAAATATCTATCTTTCTGAGCCGCATTCATCGTCGTAGCTATAATATAGTTAAGAGAATCATATGTTCTTGGTTTAACTTTTTATAATGAACAAATTTactttaataaatatattttgtatatacaaattttatttaaataaaatataaatttgaattCATATGATACCGCCAACAATTGTCTTTTAAtactaaataaatttatattttttggaATATTTTCATTTATTATTTCCCCTATTTTATTACGTTTATCTGTTTTTATTTCTAAAAAACAAACAAAGCACCATCTTGCTTGGTCTTTCAAATAGGACCTTAATGTGGTTATTAttattagttttttttaaagcttATATTTTGCATGTAAATTACAAAAATACCCTTGAATCCAATTAAAGCTTTTTTTTTCCTATTGCATTTGAAAAATAAACGACATTATGTGTGTCAATTTAAATGTACTATGActcattttataaatatattcaaTTTACCATTGCATACCGTTACATTTATGGTTAAAACTAATTATTTGTTCTAATTCCTTAATCCTAGGAACCAAAATCGACCGACGAGGGATAGGAATCGAAAAATTACTTTCGATCTCAGTATTTGGAAGATGATTTGGGTTTCTATTTACATATTTGTGGGAAACATGAATCCAAAAATAGTTCGGAATTCAGTTTTTTTAGAGTCGATTTCGATTTCGATTTCGGTTTCGGTTCGTGTCGAGTTGACATTGTAttgtgtatgtatgtatatacatatatagttGTGATTAATAAAACCCGGAAACAGCCAGCTAGAAAAGTCCGTTGCCAACTGTCGTGTTTTCTAGAGAGAGAGAGTTTGGGGGACACAAAAACAATCATCCGACCAAATCCTTAAATCGAATCCTCTCTCTGGACAATCACAGCTCAGAGGAAAAAGCCCGTTCGCTTTTGCGATTCAGAACCTCAGATCGGGTCTTCTCTATCCAACTGGACGTCCGAACGATGCCGTCTCGCAGAAGAGCGCTCCTCAAGGTCATCATCCTCGGCGACAGCGGGTGAGGCTTTTTTGCTATTGCGTCTGATTTGTTTTTCGGTTTGATTCTGCTGAGAAATTTCGATTTTTCGGTTTGAGGGGTTCATTTTCGATGTTTTTCATTTGATTGTGGTGGATATTGGATTTATTTTTTCTTACAAGCTTTGGGTTTTCAGTTTCTTCCCTCCGTCGATCACTTTATATTGCTTTGAGTGTAGGTTGTTAGATTTATATAACCCTATTTGTATACGTGTGTTCTGATTgacaattatggtaattatttTCTTTCTGCGACATGCAGGGTGGGAAAGACCTCGTTGATGAATCAGTATCCTCGATAGTTCATATTTATTAAGACAATTGCTCAGGCGTTTCTTAGAATTTTTTCTGGACATAATTTGTTACTGTGAGAAAGAATTCTTGTTCAATTATTTGTTTAATGTTTCCTTGATCTGTTATTTAAAGATATGTAAACAAGAAGTTCAGCAACCAATACAAGGCGACGATTGGGGCTGATTTCCTGACTAAGGAAGTGCAATTTGAGGATAGACTCTTCACTTTGCAGGTAAGTCTGGGATATATTTGTTTTGTCACCGGTTTTATGAGAGAAAATAGGAGGTTCATTGACCAAAAGAACTCATCTTTACTTGAAAAAACACAGTTATCTCATACTTTCCCTGGGTCAGATGAGTCTTATCCAAAGACACGCTTCTTCCTCTATACTTGATTTAGGATTTCAAATGTTATGTCTGGTCCATTGTATTATGAGAAAGTAGAATGCTGACATATTcctatttttaaactttaaatgttTTGATGTGGAACTTTAATCTTATCTCAGTGCAACAATTATACTCAGCCTTTGGAAATGCGAATAAAAATgaaattcatgtgatattttgtGTCTTGTCATGCTCTGGTTATTCTTAGTTGTGTCTCATGACTTGGACAATATGTAAACTTTTTATGCCTTAAGATAAAGATTGATTTTTGTTCTAGTAGATATGGGATACAGCAGGCCAGGAGAGGTTTCAAAGTCTTGGGGTTGCTTTCTACCGTGGTGCTGATTGCTGTGTGCTTGTCTATGATGTCAATGTCATGAAATCATTTGATAATCTTAACAACTGGAGAGAGGAATTCCTAATTCAGGTATCTATCTAATTCAGATTGCTTATTACATGTCTTTAGTTATTATATTCTCCTTTCAAACTGAATTATGCATGACAATCATCTTGCTATGCTTTTCAATTTACCTATTTATTTCTGCAAGGAATAAATTCTATATTTGTCTCGCTTCAGTTTGAGTTTTGATATAATTTATCGAGTATATTTCCTTCTTTGTATAAGATAATTTAAATTTTCCAAGTCCCCCTTTTCCATGAATTGAAAGAGCTCAAATCCTCCATGGACTCAACCCTTGCAGATGTAAAATATGACTTTGCAGGCGGCAGCATAATACatttatttttcagatttgatattagAATCGCCTTTCTTCTGGTTTGGGTATTTATTGTTATAGCAATGTCGTAGTTTGAATTTGTCTAGGGCTTTTaaacgtgtgtgtgttttttttttaaaaaatcgatTATGCAATTCATTTGTTTATTAGTAGCTAGGATACATTTGctaaagaaatatttttattgtgatGCTATCTCTAGTCTTGTTCACTTAACGGAAGAGATTAAAAATACTAACAAAACTGGAAAAGTTATCTGCAGGCAAGTCCATCAGACCCAGAAAATTTTCCGTTTGTTGTGATCGGTAACAAGATCGATGTGGATGGAGGAAATAGTAGAGTGGTACTCTCTCTCCTCTCTCCTCtctcctctctctctctctccccgTGCTTTGATGCTTGTCTTTTTCTTTCCACTTTCTGCCCCTATCCTTTCTTACATATATGATGCTGGGGCACTTTTTGAGAGGGGTCTATACGGGATTAGACACTAGTTTAGAATTTTTCTTAATCCTTAAATTAACTGTAATTTTTACAGAATTTTTTCTCATTCATGTTTACATATATGTATCTATCTTACTCTTATTCTTTTGTTTTGATGTGGATGGCTGGGGATTTTTCATTTGTGGGCTAATGGGTAGGATTGGAGATCAGTGGTTGATCTCATGGTTTATTGGAGGTGTGGCGGTGGCTAATAAACTAATATATTTGTACTGTACTGATGCTTATCACTATTTTGTTGTTGAAGCATAATGTTTATTTTGGATTGAAAAGGTTTGTGCTGTCTTAATTGAATCTCCACAGGTATCTGAGAAAAAAGCTCGGGCTTGGTGTGCCTCGAAAGGGAATATTCCCTACTTTGAGACTTCTGCCAAGGAAGGCACCAATATTGAAGAAGCTTTCCAGGTTATTGCAAAGAATGCTCTGAAGACTGGAGAAGAGGAAGAAATGTAAGTACATTAGATtttttgtgaattctggttAAATTATCTGTTTAATTATGACATTCGCTGACGAGATATGTGTATCAATGTTCTAGCATGTAGTCATCTGTTACAGAAAAGTACTTGAATCATGTGGTGCACAGAATGATCATTAGtttgacacacacacacacacattagcTTTCTTTTTTATTGTATTAATCTTTTTGAAAAAATGTTTGTGCTGCTGAAGATATTTGCCCGACACAATTGATGTTGGAAGCAGCAGTCAGCAAAGGTCGAGCGGATGCGAGTGTTGaatggatttatgtttctgaaaaAAGTTTCCAGAAACAGGTTCAAAGATGAATGGGTAATTCTTGTGTCTTTCCGTTGTGACAGTGTTTTGTTGTGGAGGGAATTGATCTCATGTGTTTAGCTTGtcgaatatatatatttatgttcgGTTTTCAATTTGACAAGAATTGGATAGTGCTCTCTGCAAAGATTTGTGTAAAATTATTGTTTCTCGACACTTTTTTTGTCTAGTTGCTCGTCCACTTTTGTGAATTGCATTACAAATCGACCAGATTCTAATGATAGCTGTTTATTTCTATTCTCTTATGTTAAGTTTTGAGTGTGTTTTggataaatcatttttttactCGAGTTACATTCTCGCATAGCCAACTGAGCCTCCTCGAACGAACCGTTTCTTTGAAGTACGAGAAATAGTTGTTCCGAAATAACATAGACCACTAAGAATCGAAAGACTTTGGACACGCAATGGATCTTTGAGGTAGGTAATATTCCATCTCCCTGGTCGAATCTTCCCTCACATTATGTTGGATTTACCTTCTGAAACAAGTTTTCCAGGAGGGATAGTATAACGTCACCTCGTGGATAAAAAACATGGTACCATTTTCACCTTTGATAATGCATATATAACTTTAATTTTATGTCGACGGATTCCCACCTGCAAACATTTACATTTTACCGATAAGACGAGCGAAACATGAGTGCCGTTAGCTTTTCCatgacaaaaacaaaacatcccATGTTTCAACTAGAACATTTCTACTGGATAAACATTAGTGACAACCTCTCTTCATTTCACTGGGATTCATATCGGTTGTTTTTCTATCATAAATGAATCTGTTAAATTAACTAATCACGCCTTCTATGGTTACCAAAGCTCGAAGAGAACCCCgagatttttatctgtgagaaaATGATGTTATCAGTCACAACCTCACCACATCCAAGAAAAAATGGAACTCCACCATCCAACAAGGCTCTGCTGCCTTAAGAACTCGAACTGCATCAAATACCACCGGATGATTCACTAACAAATTGATTTTTCTCTGATCTCTTACGTTTTCTGCTTCTGTTTAAATATTTATCAACCTTTTTGCTTTCCGGCAATCAAAATTGAAGTCTCAGAAACAGATACTAGAAAGAAAACACCACAAATTATAACCACTCAGCCCATTCCGGAAAAGAACAAGACTCGATGACATAGGGATATCAACAGATGGATAGAGACTACGACCAGTAGTTTTAAGCTATTTTACTCTCAATTTTAAATATACTAGAAAAtacacgtgcgttgcacgtaaaaAACTAAACTACTGAAAATATATGTAcgaaattttaataatatttaaatgaattaaaacatggttaataacatttatcaactgaaacaaactaagccataaaaaataaaaaatcatgacCATAGACGGTATATAAATCAGAGTAAGTATCTTATCTACTTGACACACTTTCCAATATgcttcttggttgattttgacaactcaacagctctttgtcgtagtttgttataatataCATATAACTATTTTGATATGCTCAACAAGTATCTGATCGTCTTTAACATCTATTATGCTATTTACAATCCTTATCCAGGATCTGACATGCTCGTAGTTTGCTTCTTTATCACGACATTTTTTCGATTTtctatattgtttttatttgataatcttatttttccgactatttttttgttgttaaatgatttttcagcTTTTGACAATCAACTATAACTCCTAAGAAAAAATGCTTTTACTCGTGATAAGTTTTCACTTGTGACTAAAAGTATCTATAACCTATATattcttcaacaacataaccaatGAATGGTGTTGCACCTTCTTCAAATATTGTGATATTTgtgatatcatttttatatatttagtatcaATATTATCAACATATAGCTGTAaggttaataaatttttaacaattattTCTCAATCAGTGTGAGAAAAAtacttgaaatctcttcaaatgGCTATATCTTAGAAATGTGTCCTCATTTAATTTGACACAATTCAAGAAAATCATCTTGATCGTCATTTTTTGGAAGCTTTGAAATAATGATTGCGAgcatcatgtcatgaggatgatatagtttcaatctcatttgtttagacactttgactaaaaaaagagacaaaaacaaTCTCGTATCACCTCGAAATATATCGAGATAATATTGGAGAAAATAAAGTGAAACTGACTCAATGTCTCAATAAAATGCACAGAATTGATCTGTTATATGTGTCAACAAAGTtttagaattgttctcataccaCTATAAATAGAATGAGAATTATGCACAGTTTGTTTTTCATGGATTTCTTTTTCTAAATgaagaattttttctttttgaaaaaactattttattgagaaatattaacattttatatgacattcatatgtcgcacaaccatgaagtagcaacataatcattatataacacttaacgtacacatacaattcttcaattccttcttcattatgtttcgttgaaatttaaatctgaatcatTATTGATCTTAACattttgctttaaatatgatttaatatatatgtatatgtttcatgttacttaattagacctaatttcaaatatctataaaaaaaatgtgcttgaattatatcatacagaaattaggacatagtatgtaggaccggaacgcttgccgctttaccaaaagctatagctagtaatggtgcaactcaaatcttttaaatcacgcagcagctcaagcaccacagtTCGGCCGCTCAAGCAAGAAGGGACAATTCTTGCATCCAACAATcttcctcccaataattgcactccttgcaacctgcaatgggaatcgaacccgtgaccttggctctgataccaattgtaagacCGAGCGCttaccgttttaccaaaagctatagcgagtagtgtagaacccgtaaattggactgcgtataagccatgcataattctagtatttaaaattaaaatgatttttatcgtatgagtatttaaattcttttctttaaatttatttattttatgcagtagtttaattgttatcttttcagttaaataagtgaggccggaccggagatggagtattgagataagttaataaagacttatttaagtagtggtaatttagcatgttagtaaatataattttaaaagttggcatgcatgcaagttattaaatttctttggtatgttattaaattattttaaagcgtaaaatgcatgtttattccatcaatttatgtttaattatttttatgcattttatgcataattcatgcatggtagaatttaattcatgaaattttaaaagttcgtgcattaagatttttaagctgcatttcacgttcgacgagaatcggagaccggagaattttcagaaaaattattttattacatgattggttttttttttttatataaattaagttaaagcatttttaactgtatttttcaaaaatgggaatttttgggatatttttacccgcaggactttatttttaacggtacgcaagttttatcgaatcgggggactttttaatggttcggctattattttcaaaatctttccaactcgaaatatttttcgggagtgcgtttggatttaatgaccctacttttaagcttgttgggcttaaaatcctctttaaatctttaatatcaaaattaggcccattaattgATTGTTAACTATTTAAATATTACATAATTATCtacttaacctaaacctaattacGCCACTTAGCCGACACCTTCCCCCCAGCAGCAGACCCTCTCGTTTTCAGCACTTTTCTCCAGCTGGAAGCCTCGGTTTGGCTTGTTTTTGCAAAGAAATCCTACCGGAGTCTCCCTTCTCTTGTTTTGTTCATCGACAATCACCAAGGCATGTTTCGGATCACCTTTGCTGCATCACTCATGTTGTATATATTCGATTTGtatatattatgcatgaagaaaCTCGGTCTGTCCAAGATCATGAAGAGAAGTTTCGACTTTCATCCATATTATGCATTGTTTTCATTATACTCACGTTTTTCTGAATTTGATGCAAAGGGGCTGCGATCCTTGCATGTTTAAGGGCTGCAGGTGGTGTCAAGAGGTGAGTAAGGGTGGACGTGTCTTGTTGGGGAGGGCCGGGAGTCTAGTGGATTGCTGAATAATCAGCTGGGAGTTTAAGGGGCTGTGGTTAAGATTTAGGAGCTTAATAATGTTTGTAAGGTGGGACACGTGAGGGGAGAAAGGTGCACCGATTATTTAAGGGGTGGGAGACAAGTGTTGGAGTTTAATTATTCAAAATGGGGGTGACCGAGAGTTTTTATTTGCTGGAAGTTTCAGCCGTGTGTTTAGGGGCTTAATGACATGATTTTAAGATATTTTAGTGTATGTAAGATatgaagaaaaatttagaagattttggtagagtttcgaggcgattcgggttaaaatcgggatCTCGGTCcaagtttaaaaacgaatcggttaagttgtgaatttggctcgagtttacgtctaggattacttttaaaatgttttgggacattttaatgAGTTTGATAAGCTtcaggtcaattttagaggtccaggggtgaaacgataattttcgggttttcaggggcaaaatggtcattttgcacgcgGGATGATAATTTGGtcatggcagcgccctgagcacaaatcatgatatttttaaatattcatgcatcacgtttacgttttttacgctattataataattatggtgcatgcttggtttaaaggaattaagagagaaaaagtaagaaagtgaagagcactccgtctccgccgcgccgcgtcgttatttcgtttgttttctgtcaaaacaaaccaaggcatgtttatatcttctttcactcttcaatcaagtcatataggtatttttaaatatagcaagtacatgattttaatacaagatatttcagtataagatttaattatattacgtgcattaaatagaaaatgattatttttgagatttatgcgatatggcttgtggtgcattcactatgtgggagcattatttatacggtcgccagtgaccgctcagttcaggttggtaccacccggtcgccagtgaccgatcagttcaggatggtaccatcgggtcttcagtgaccgccagctcagttccaggctccccggtggtcagttaccgatcagttcagcttagtgcagtggtcacaggcgtaaaacataatctcaacagaaaattttatcagttatttcagtacagggctccaaggagcaaatatttttactgtgattatcagttcagttatgcacgtattataattgctcagtacagattattttcagtatgcctcatgacatgatattttaccccatgcatatttttactcagattttactcgttacctgcgatatatgcatgctgagtctttaggctcactagacttgatttttgtaggtactgatgaggtcagggccgagggcggggaccagtgagctagcttgggtcggcagtagtggcacccgaggacctcagtgcagcagttgctattttattccgcaaacaatttttatcagtagttggataatttttaaattgttatttttggcaagactttattttcttccgttgctactattttaaactttgaacttgatttatcagacgATTTTacgaatgaggccatttaagttcttttaaaaagaaaatttttaattttccgtaaattttcaagcaagcaAGGATTTTCGGGCTTTCACAAgtagtaattgtgcaactcaaatattttaaaccgcacagcagttcaagcaccacggttcgaccgctctaccaagcagggacaattatcgcacccaacatagtaat is part of the Primulina eburnea isolate SZY01 chromosome 1, ASM2296580v1, whole genome shotgun sequence genome and encodes:
- the LOC140827511 gene encoding ras-related protein Rab7 — its product is MPSRRRALLKVIILGDSGVGKTSLMNQYVNKKFSNQYKATIGADFLTKEVQFEDRLFTLQIWDTAGQERFQSLGVAFYRGADCCVLVYDVNVMKSFDNLNNWREEFLIQASPSDPENFPFVVIGNKIDVDGGNSRVVSEKKARAWCASKGNIPYFETSAKEGTNIEEAFQVIAKNALKTGEEEEIYLPDTIDVGSSSQQRSSGCEC